Within the Bradyrhizobium cosmicum genome, the region GCTGCCCTGGATGCCGCGGTTGAGTGCCACGCGCTCGTAATAGCCCCAAAGATGCTTCTGTGCGGCGAGGATCTGGAACGCCTCGTACTTCTCCTTCCAGACCTCGTCGATCTTGAGCAGCAGGTCAGGCTTGTAATTGCACTGCTCGGGCTGGTGAGGCTCGAACAGGAATACTGGAGGCGCGGAGTATTTGTACTGCGCGCCGGGCTTGTGGCCCATCGCCTGCGCGACCACGCGCGTCTCCTGCGCGAAATGCGCGGCGTTCGGGTGGTCAAAATTATAGGGATCTTCCAGCGCATGGGTCAGCACGAAGCTCGGATTGAGCTCGCGGTAGATGTCGACCATGCGGTCGAAATGCGCCTCGGTGAGCTTGAGCGGATAGTCGCCGCAGTCGAAGAACTCGATCTCTGCGCCGAGCAGCTTTGCCGCGCGCTCCGCCTCGTCCTTGCGGCCGGCCTTCACCGATTCCAGCGTCGCACCCTTTTCCTTCCAGGCGAACTGGCTCTCGCCGCGCTCGCCGAAGGACATGCAGACGATCTTCATGCGATAGCCCTTCTTCGCATGCAGCGCGATGGCTCCGCCGGCGCGCCAGACAAAATCGCCCGGATGGGCGGTGACGACAAGGCCTGTTTTCACGGGAATGCTCCCCTCTTTGGTTGATAGCAACGTATCGATCACGGCACCGTCATGGGTCGAACCCGAAAAGCCGCGCGGGATTGCCGACGAGGATCTTCTGCTGGAGTTCCGGCTCCGGTGCGAACAGCGGGATCAGATCAACGAGGTCACCGTCATTCGGCATCATTTTGACGTTGGGATGCGGCCAGTCGGTCCCCCAGATGACGCGGTCTGCTGAGGTCTCGACGATCTTTCGCGCGAACGGCACCGCGTCCGCGAACGGCGGACCGCTGGAGGACACCCGCTCCGAGCCGCAGATCTTGACCCAGCATTTTTCGTCGCGCTCCATCAGTTCGATCAGGATCCTGAACGGCAATTGATCGAGCCCTTCGGCAGCCTTCACCCGCCCCATGTGGTCGATGGTGTAGCTTAGCGGCAGCCTCGCCAGCATGTCGGCATAGTCAGGCAGGTCGATTGCGTCGAAATGCAGGTCGATGTGCCAGCCGAGCGGTGCGACCATCGCGATGACGCGGTTGAACACGCTCTTGTCGGGGACGCCGCCGAGATGGCGGACGAAATTGAAGCGGCAGCCGCGGAAACCGCCCTCATGCAGCACGCGAAGCCCGCGCTCGGTGATGGTGTCGTCGATATTGGCGACCGCGCGATAGGCGCCGTTGCTCTGCGCGATGGCGTCGAGCGCCACCGTGTTGTCGGTACCGTGCACGCTGGCATTGACGATGACGGCACGCTCTACTCCGAGCTTGGCATGCAGCACGCGGAAATCCTCGAGCGGTGCGTCCGGCGGCGTGTAGGTCCGATCCGGCGCGTAAGGGTACTTCGCGCCGGGCCCGAAGATGTGGCAATGCGCGTCGCAAGACAGTTTTGGCAGCTTGAATTTCGGCGTGCGCGTGTTCGGATCGGGCGGTGGAATGGTCGGCGTGTACATCATCGTCATCAGGTGAACCGCCGAACGAGAACGCTTTTTTCAGGTCTTGCTGCTGACGACCGGCCGCCGCCGCGCCGGGGCAGCCTGATCCAGCGCAGGCGCCTGGAACGCAGCAACGGTCGCCTGCACCAATTGCTCGATGGCGCTGGCAGCATCGCTGCCGTCGGCCTCGCCGCGCGACAGCCGCGAGACGCGGTCCGGCGTCACCAGCGAGTAATAGAGCGCGCCGAGCAGAAAGTGACTGCGCCAGACGATATCGGTGCGTGGAATGTGCGGCAGGCTGTCGTGCACCGCATCGATGAAGGCATGGCTGGTGTCGTCAAAGGTCTGCGCGATGATTTTTCGCGTAACTTCGTTGCCCTCGGCCGACATTACGGCGCGCAGCCGCGTGAAGCGCGCGCCGCCGCCGGCAAGATCGCTGCCCGAGGTGAAGGCCGGCACCACATAGGCGCGCACGATCGCCTCCAGCCGGTCCTGGAGATCGCGCACCCGCCTGGCGGCGGCGAGCAGCTCGGAGCGGCGCAGATTCATCGGCCCGCAATGACGCCGGTAGATCTCCAGCAGCAGGCCGTCCTTGGTCTTGAAATGATAGGTGACGCTGCCGGGATTGGCGCCGGCGGCCTGCGCGATGTCGCGCACCGAAACGGCATTGAATCCGTTGGTGGCGAACATCTCCTCGGCCGCGACGAGGATCGCCTCGCGCATGTTCGGCTTGCGGGCCGTTTCCTTGCTGGTGGGCTTGCGTACCATGTGATTTGTACTATCGTACAAAAGATCAGGTCTCGTCAACAAGAACCAAGGGCCGCGCCCCGATGGCTCCGAGACCGCCATATGCGCACAAACGCCCTCTAGGAGTGCTGGGAATGCTGGGTTTGAACAAGA harbors:
- a CDS encoding PIG-L deacetylase family protein; translated protein: MKTGLVVTAHPGDFVWRAGGAIALHAKKGYRMKIVCMSFGERGESQFAWKEKGATLESVKAGRKDEAERAAKLLGAEIEFFDCGDYPLKLTEAHFDRMVDIYRELNPSFVLTHALEDPYNFDHPNAAHFAQETRVVAQAMGHKPGAQYKYSAPPVFLFEPHQPEQCNYKPDLLLKIDEVWKEKYEAFQILAAQKHLWGYYERVALNRGIQGSRNTGVPMTYGEAYQRLFPTVAEELA
- a CDS encoding TetR/AcrR family transcriptional regulator, with the translated sequence MVRKPTSKETARKPNMREAILVAAEEMFATNGFNAVSVRDIAQAAGANPGSVTYHFKTKDGLLLEIYRRHCGPMNLRRSELLAAARRVRDLQDRLEAIVRAYVVPAFTSGSDLAGGGARFTRLRAVMSAEGNEVTRKIIAQTFDDTSHAFIDAVHDSLPHIPRTDIVWRSHFLLGALYYSLVTPDRVSRLSRGEADGSDAASAIEQLVQATVAAFQAPALDQAAPARRRPVVSSKT
- a CDS encoding amidohydrolase family protein, with translation MTMMYTPTIPPPDPNTRTPKFKLPKLSCDAHCHIFGPGAKYPYAPDRTYTPPDAPLEDFRVLHAKLGVERAVIVNASVHGTDNTVALDAIAQSNGAYRAVANIDDTITERGLRVLHEGGFRGCRFNFVRHLGGVPDKSVFNRVIAMVAPLGWHIDLHFDAIDLPDYADMLARLPLSYTIDHMGRVKAAEGLDQLPFRILIELMERDEKCWVKICGSERVSSSGPPFADAVPFARKIVETSADRVIWGTDWPHPNVKMMPNDGDLVDLIPLFAPEPELQQKILVGNPARLFGFDP